The genomic DNA tcgaAATCATGGTGTTAATGGAGACAGATACTATCGAATGCGCGATCGATAACGATGAGATtcatctcaacaacaacaacaacaaattctCATCAACCAAGTCTCAGGGAGGAGCCACCGTTGTAATCTCTCCGGCGACTAGCGTTCACGAGCTCCTTGAATGCCCTGTCTGCACTAATTCTATGTACCCTCCTATTCATCAGGTCCGTATCTCATCATTTGAGGTTTTTAAGATAGATCTCGTTGATTTGTGTTGCCTCTTACCGTTATAAAGTTACGATCTTTATGATCCCCAATTCCTAAATTTGGGATTCCTTTTACTTCCAATCGCAATGAAGATTTTGGTGTGTTGTTACGATTTAAGGTTTTTGAGGTTTAtggatgtttcttttttttttttgtagtgtcaTAATGGACATACGTTATGTTCGACCTGTAAAACAAGGGTGAACAATCGGTGTCCGACGTGTAGACAAGAGCTTGGTGATATTAGATGTTTGGCTCTTGAGAAAGTAGCTGAGTCGCTTGAGCTACCTTGCAAGTTTTACAATCTTGGTTGCCCTGAGATATTCCCTTATTACAGCAAACTTAAGCATGAGTCTCTCTGTAACTTCAGACCTTTTAGTTGTCCCTATGCTGGCTCGGATTGTCCTGTTGTTGGGGATAACACTTTCCTTGTAGCTCATTTAAGGGATGATCATAAAGTCGATATGCATACTGGATGTACGTTTAATCACCGTTATGTCAAATCCAATCCACGAGAAGTTGAGAACGCTACTTGGATGCTTACGGTAAGCAATTGTTTTGTGATTATGGACTTGTGGAGATGTTCAAATATTGTCTTGTGATTCTGAgggttgtttttgtttgttttgtaggtTTTTCATTGTTTCGGACAATACTTTTGTCTTCATTTTGAAGCGTTTCAGCTCGGTATGGCTCCAGTGTACATGGCGTTTCTGAGATTCAtgggtgatgaagaagacgcACGAAACTATACATACAGTTTAGAAGTTGGAGGCAGTGGGAGAAAA from Camelina sativa cultivar DH55 chromosome 2, Cs, whole genome shotgun sequence includes the following:
- the LOC104728483 gene encoding E3 ubiquitin-protein ligase SINAT5 → MVLMETDTIECAIDNDEIHLNNNNNKFSSTKSQGGATVVISPATSVHELLECPVCTNSMYPPIHQCHNGHTLCSTCKTRVNNRCPTCRQELGDIRCLALEKVAESLELPCKFYNLGCPEIFPYYSKLKHESLCNFRPFSCPYAGSDCPVVGDNTFLVAHLRDDHKVDMHTGCTFNHRYVKSNPREVENATWMLTVFHCFGQYFCLHFEAFQLGMAPVYMAFLRFMGDEEDARNYTYSLEVGGSGRKLTWEGTPRSIRDSHRKVRDSHDGLIIQRNMALFFSGGERKELKLRVTGRIWKEQQGPDSGVCIPNLSL